One window of the Streptomyces sp. NBC_00259 genome contains the following:
- a CDS encoding polysaccharide lyase 8 family protein — protein MTSVWSRRGFLATTGGSALTLGLAGPAAAEHGAEPSLPHSAPEAAAAADDAFAALRTKWRALILGESFSPTAEPFRTKLATLGTQAASFRSAMAPASGSLWPDLDYRDPAPDTDQESYGYSQRMNDSFNRLSTMAQAYCQPGTGLTGDAALKDAVIAGLDHLCTDVYSASKPRFGNWWNFQIGSPQTLMDIAVLLHEHLSPQQIATYCAAVDAYVPDSAVSNYTGTSTGANRVDLCRVLVLRGVVGDSAAKIVVGRDALSPVFPYVTTGDGFYADGSFIQHTNIPYIGGYGAVLNDGLGRLLALLRGSAWQVDDPASRLFLDTIEKAIAPFIYNGLMMDNVSSRGISRGLTVSDTFQLAQDDHTRAHGVMASIVLLGQGAGPAEEARWRAMVKGWLQRDHYGPALKNPKLSLVNTARLQALFDDDTVKASPEPSVHRVFHNMDRATHRRRDWAASLSMASRRIAHYEFGNGEHARGYHTGSGWLSWWGDDHGLEQYSDAYWPTVDPYRLPGITVSRKPLPDGVGGNWGNPKPATGWVGGTTDGEYGTAGQHLQGVTSTMEAKKSWFFLDDCVVCLGAGITSADGAGVETTVDNRNLGAAGTAALSINGIRQPATQGWTATRKHTSWAHIDGHAGYVFPGGTALTALREERTGAWKDINTGSSPQPFTRRYLTLWQDHGTDPQDASYAYILMPGAGQLRTAARALDHDWLQILANDAGHQGVRVPSRGFTGINFWSPGTVGTVTVSAPVSVQIRERRDGTATIAVADPSRTVQSLTLTWKRRVASVLSTAPSVTATGTGSALTLTFGDLSGSYGATQKVTVKLG, from the coding sequence ATGACGTCTGTCTGGTCCCGTCGCGGTTTCCTCGCCACCACCGGCGGTTCAGCCCTCACGCTCGGCCTGGCCGGCCCGGCGGCAGCAGAGCACGGGGCCGAGCCCTCGCTCCCTCACAGCGCACCGGAGGCGGCCGCGGCCGCGGACGACGCCTTCGCGGCGCTGCGCACCAAGTGGCGCGCACTGATACTCGGGGAGAGCTTCAGCCCCACCGCCGAGCCGTTCAGAACCAAACTCGCCACCCTCGGCACACAGGCCGCCTCCTTCCGGAGCGCCATGGCACCGGCGAGCGGGTCGCTCTGGCCCGACCTCGACTACCGCGACCCGGCCCCGGACACCGACCAGGAGTCGTACGGCTATTCGCAGCGGATGAACGACAGCTTCAACCGGCTGAGCACCATGGCGCAGGCCTACTGCCAGCCGGGCACGGGACTGACCGGGGACGCCGCCCTCAAGGACGCCGTCATCGCCGGACTGGACCACCTCTGTACCGACGTCTACAGCGCCTCCAAGCCGCGCTTCGGCAACTGGTGGAACTTCCAGATCGGCTCACCGCAGACGCTGATGGACATCGCCGTACTGCTCCATGAGCACCTGTCACCGCAGCAGATCGCCACCTACTGCGCCGCCGTGGACGCGTACGTGCCCGACTCGGCCGTGTCGAATTACACCGGCACCAGCACCGGCGCCAACCGGGTCGACCTGTGCCGGGTGCTCGTCCTGCGCGGCGTCGTCGGCGACAGCGCCGCGAAGATCGTCGTCGGCCGGGACGCGCTGTCACCCGTCTTCCCGTACGTCACCACAGGGGACGGCTTCTACGCCGACGGCTCGTTCATCCAGCACACGAACATCCCGTACATCGGGGGCTACGGCGCCGTCCTCAACGACGGTCTGGGCCGGCTGCTCGCGCTACTGCGCGGCTCCGCATGGCAGGTCGACGACCCGGCGAGCCGGCTCTTCCTCGACACCATCGAGAAGGCGATCGCCCCGTTCATCTACAACGGGCTGATGATGGACAACGTCTCCAGCCGCGGCATCAGCCGCGGTCTGACGGTGTCCGACACCTTCCAGCTCGCCCAGGACGACCACACCCGCGCCCATGGCGTGATGGCCTCCATCGTCCTCCTCGGCCAGGGCGCCGGCCCGGCGGAGGAAGCCCGCTGGAGGGCCATGGTCAAGGGCTGGCTCCAGCGCGACCACTACGGCCCCGCCCTGAAGAACCCCAAACTCAGCCTCGTCAACACCGCCCGGCTGCAGGCCCTGTTCGACGACGACACCGTCAAGGCGTCTCCCGAGCCGAGCGTGCACCGGGTCTTCCACAACATGGACCGCGCCACCCACCGCAGACGCGACTGGGCCGCGTCGCTCAGCATGGCCTCCCGGCGCATCGCCCACTACGAGTTCGGCAACGGCGAGCACGCCCGCGGCTACCACACAGGGTCCGGCTGGCTCTCCTGGTGGGGCGACGACCACGGACTCGAGCAGTACTCGGACGCCTACTGGCCGACCGTCGACCCGTACCGGCTGCCCGGCATCACCGTCTCCAGGAAGCCGCTGCCCGACGGCGTCGGCGGCAACTGGGGCAACCCGAAGCCCGCCACCGGCTGGGTGGGCGGAACCACCGACGGCGAGTACGGGACCGCGGGCCAGCATCTGCAGGGCGTCACCAGCACCATGGAGGCCAAGAAGTCGTGGTTCTTCCTCGACGACTGCGTGGTCTGCCTGGGCGCCGGGATCACCTCGGCCGACGGCGCAGGCGTCGAGACGACCGTGGACAACCGCAATCTGGGTGCCGCCGGGACCGCGGCCCTGAGCATCAACGGCATCCGTCAGCCCGCCACCCAGGGCTGGACGGCCACCCGCAAGCACACGTCCTGGGCGCACATCGACGGCCACGCCGGCTATGTCTTCCCCGGCGGCACCGCACTCACCGCCCTGCGCGAGGAGCGCACCGGCGCCTGGAAGGACATCAACACCGGAAGCTCTCCCCAGCCCTTCACTCGCCGCTATCTGACGCTCTGGCAGGACCACGGCACCGACCCCCAGGACGCCTCGTACGCGTACATCCTGATGCCCGGTGCCGGCCAGTTGCGCACCGCGGCACGGGCCCTGGACCACGACTGGCTGCAGATCCTCGCCAACGACGCCGGCCACCAAGGCGTCCGGGTCCCCTCGCGCGGCTTCACGGGCATCAACTTCTGGAGTCCCGGCACGGTCGGCACCGTCACGGTGAGCGCACCCGTGAGCGTCCAGATCCGCGAACGCCGCGACGGCACGGCGACCATCGCGGTCGCCGACCCCTCCCGCACCGTCCAGAGCCTCACCCTCACCTGGAAGCGCAGGGTCGCATCCGTGCTCTCCACCGCGCCCTCGGTCACCGCGACCGGGACGGGCTCCGCGCTCACCCTGACCTTCGGCGACCTCAGCGGCAGTTACGGCGCCACCCAGAAGGTCACCGTCAAGCTCGGCTGA
- a CDS encoding DUF3472 domain-containing protein yields MTRITRMTRTTRTAHTPHADERRRPGTNRRTGLRRRLGAGAGVFAGALACLLYSTGPAAAAVTPGGMVSNSYSITGAPAEGLEKLAFPLKVISQPDASGYYWAQQYYFKSGQVGYVGLQPRPGNSGLAVFSVFGSGTSTSHPNCRTGADGGSGTSCSVTYPYVEGRWYQLEIIRTGTNNWTGYVVDTATGVWTTIGSWNVAASAGYLKPTGVGFVEYYKSLADCASIPYAQAVWGKPFVDPEPGTGTNTSAYTYGPCKANASYTISGGQVTMTTGG; encoded by the coding sequence ATGACCCGCATCACCCGTATGACCCGTACGACTCGCACGGCGCACACGCCACACGCAGATGAACGCAGGCGTCCGGGTACGAACCGGCGCACCGGCCTGCGGCGGCGCCTCGGCGCCGGCGCAGGTGTGTTCGCCGGAGCACTCGCCTGCCTCCTCTACTCGACGGGACCCGCGGCCGCGGCCGTCACCCCAGGAGGTATGGTCTCCAACTCGTACTCCATCACCGGCGCGCCCGCCGAGGGCCTGGAGAAGCTCGCCTTCCCGCTCAAGGTCATCAGCCAGCCCGACGCGTCCGGCTACTACTGGGCGCAGCAGTACTACTTCAAGTCCGGCCAGGTCGGCTACGTCGGCCTCCAGCCGCGCCCGGGCAACAGCGGTCTGGCCGTCTTCAGCGTCTTCGGCTCCGGCACCTCCACCAGCCACCCCAACTGCCGCACGGGCGCCGACGGCGGCTCCGGCACCAGCTGCAGCGTCACCTACCCGTACGTCGAGGGCCGCTGGTACCAGCTGGAGATCATCAGGACCGGCACCAACAACTGGACCGGTTACGTCGTCGACACCGCCACCGGCGTGTGGACCACGATCGGCAGCTGGAACGTGGCCGCCTCGGCCGGCTATCTCAAGCCCACCGGCGTCGGCTTCGTCGAGTACTACAAGTCCCTGGCCGACTGCGCGTCCATCCCCTACGCCCAGGCGGTCTGGGGCAAGCCCTTCGTCGATCCGGAGCCCGGTACGGGCACCAACACCAGCGCGTACACCTACGGCCCGTGCAAGGCGAACGCGAGCTACACGATCTCCGGTGGGCAGGTGACGATGACGACGGGCGGCTGA
- a CDS encoding RICIN domain-containing protein, which yields MPELHHRAGPAHADGQPDYSGLSDAELTERIRSGAPQAHPAVQELKRRHLPAVLAYARLCGRNQTAGTQLALQALRLASEEACRGIEPRGQWRHHLLMLVQRVGAAWAVSSRRDRLASDFASWIDETAQSTATAQTTTTAQSTTTATGAATGTATATAGEPGPGSAAPRRRPSEASSDTSSAMLAGFYRLPALTRGVVWYAVVDQEPDATVATCVGVRPDLVADLRAKAPESLRRAFLQAYLERGDRRCLGYRRIIEAAARPGDRRHSGDLTLHLAECPRCTRLVAELTRMVDDPRPVFAEHLVGWGGAEYTTRLPVPGPVGTAGAGIPGPATTSGTGPGPRNRLGAGVAGFLGGSGTWQGDATTAGGARRPSRSAVLVAAVAAAVTVVTGTVLVAASGDAEPSGAAVALPTAAVVPPIASPSAAPSAAPTRQPSQRPTRSPGPTTSAPSPERPAPTPSKSVPPRPVPIVPGAGHHPVVNADTGLCLDIEDGIMANRTDVITTRCNGARTQQWSLEPGGLLRSGADPDYCLDSRGDTDRGAGIWSCASVDGKNGLNLLFTVDASGAVRPRIAPDFALEPLGSSQGSSLGFDPADGDSDQRWNAGTAR from the coding sequence GTGCCAGAGCTCCACCACCGGGCCGGTCCGGCGCATGCGGACGGGCAGCCGGACTACAGCGGTCTGTCCGACGCCGAGCTCACCGAACGCATCCGTTCCGGTGCCCCGCAGGCCCATCCGGCCGTGCAGGAGCTCAAACGCCGCCATCTGCCCGCGGTTCTGGCCTACGCACGGCTGTGCGGCCGCAACCAGACCGCCGGGACCCAGCTGGCTCTCCAGGCCCTCCGCCTCGCCTCCGAGGAAGCCTGCCGGGGCATCGAACCCCGTGGGCAGTGGCGGCACCATCTGCTGATGCTCGTTCAGCGCGTGGGTGCCGCCTGGGCCGTGAGCAGCCGTCGGGACCGGCTCGCATCCGACTTCGCCTCGTGGATCGACGAGACCGCACAGTCCACCGCTACCGCACAGACCACCACTACGGCACAGAGCACCACCACGGCGACCGGCGCCGCGACCGGGACGGCCACGGCCACGGCCGGGGAGCCGGGTCCCGGGTCGGCCGCGCCCCGCCGCCGTCCGTCCGAGGCGTCGTCCGACACGTCGTCCGCCATGCTCGCCGGTTTCTACCGGTTGCCGGCGCTGACCCGAGGCGTCGTCTGGTACGCGGTGGTGGACCAGGAGCCGGACGCCACGGTGGCCACCTGTGTCGGCGTCCGGCCGGATCTCGTGGCCGATCTGCGCGCGAAGGCGCCGGAGTCGCTGCGGCGGGCCTTTCTCCAGGCGTACCTGGAGCGCGGGGACCGAAGGTGCCTCGGCTACCGCCGCATCATCGAGGCGGCGGCACGCCCGGGCGACCGCAGGCACAGCGGGGACCTGACGCTGCATCTCGCGGAGTGCCCCCGCTGCACCCGGCTGGTCGCCGAGCTGACCAGGATGGTGGACGACCCCCGGCCGGTCTTCGCCGAGCATCTGGTCGGGTGGGGCGGGGCGGAGTACACCACGCGGCTTCCCGTGCCCGGCCCGGTCGGGACGGCAGGGGCCGGGATCCCCGGCCCCGCCACGACCTCCGGGACCGGGCCAGGGCCGAGGAACCGGCTCGGAGCGGGCGTGGCCGGGTTCCTCGGCGGGTCCGGGACGTGGCAGGGCGACGCGACGACGGCGGGCGGCGCGCGCCGCCCGTCCCGGTCCGCCGTCCTCGTCGCCGCCGTGGCGGCGGCGGTCACCGTCGTCACCGGCACGGTGCTCGTGGCCGCCTCGGGCGACGCCGAACCGTCCGGTGCCGCGGTGGCGCTGCCCACGGCCGCCGTGGTCCCGCCCATCGCATCCCCGTCCGCGGCCCCGTCGGCCGCCCCCACCCGGCAGCCGTCGCAGCGGCCCACCCGCTCCCCGGGTCCGACCACGTCGGCCCCGTCGCCCGAACGTCCGGCGCCCACGCCGTCGAAGAGCGTCCCGCCGCGTCCCGTGCCGATCGTCCCCGGCGCCGGCCACCACCCCGTCGTCAACGCCGACACGGGACTGTGCCTCGACATCGAGGACGGCATCATGGCCAATCGGACCGACGTCATCACCACACGCTGCAACGGCGCCCGCACCCAGCAGTGGAGCCTGGAGCCCGGCGGCCTCCTGCGCAGCGGCGCGGATCCCGACTACTGCCTCGACTCGCGCGGCGACACCGACCGTGGCGCGGGGATCTGGTCGTGCGCCTCCGTGGACGGCAAGAACGGCCTCAACCTGCTCTTCACCGTCGACGCTTCGGGAGCCGTCCGTCCACGGATCGCCCCTGACTTCGCCCTGGAGCCGCTGGGGAGTTCGCAGGGGAGCTCCCTCGGTTTCGACCCGGCCGACGGCGACTCCGACCAGCGGTGGAACGCCGGCACGGCCCGATAG
- a CDS encoding SpoIIE family protein phosphatase, producing the protein MPDDRPGDATGPGVLRSEPGSLLEHVSVAVFGIDEDDRICYWGPGAQDLFGHDSAAVLAGPASVLFPDTPQDGPRPSVLLAERARTLGYWRGRFPAVQRDGTVFRCGFRVFPMTGSMGRSFVMGLASRSDELDRVKTNLAFLDALFETCPIGLVMLDENLRYVHLNQALAEMDGLPVEDHLGRSVEEVMVTSDGGEFLRLMRSVAGEGGPVIGTLVGLRTPGRPDRDQVRSVSMFPLSQAVGSRPGLGGLMVDVTEREQAILEATAARQRLDLLDRATARIGTSLDVNVTAQELVEAVVPDFCDASVVELVDWMDESLPYDPQLPLITHRIASGTELPPPAPELVSGLETVTYPPGSRIHRVVETGRPISFPVNEDFATSTALHQARARLLLDSGLTCILIAPLIARGTVQGLTMFGRSAARPAFTEQDLSLAGELSSRAALCLDNARLYSRVQDIALTLQRALLPTSLDASPYVQVAHRYVPGSRVTEVGGDWYDVIDLSDDRVALIVGDVMGHGVRAAADMGRLRITTETLARHNEEPDALLTELDVCAQEAGIELATCVYIVYDARTGRARIANAGHPPPFVLHSDGTVETIGGCLGVPLGVGGHPFGTTEIELPEGATLALYTDGLIEARGRDIDEGADRLRAELSRASGPLEEEADRILARLLPDPPDDDTVLVLARIRRVA; encoded by the coding sequence GTGCCAGATGACCGGCCGGGGGACGCGACGGGCCCCGGCGTGCTCCGGTCGGAGCCCGGATCCCTGCTGGAACATGTCTCCGTGGCGGTCTTCGGCATCGACGAGGACGACCGGATCTGTTACTGGGGACCCGGCGCACAGGACCTCTTCGGACACGACTCGGCGGCCGTCCTGGCCGGACCCGCCTCGGTCCTCTTCCCGGACACGCCCCAGGACGGCCCTCGGCCGTCCGTGCTGCTCGCCGAGCGTGCCCGGACCCTCGGGTACTGGCGCGGCCGGTTCCCGGCGGTGCAACGTGACGGCACGGTCTTCAGGTGCGGGTTCCGCGTCTTCCCCATGACCGGCTCCATGGGACGCTCGTTCGTGATGGGGCTGGCGAGCCGGAGCGACGAGCTCGACCGGGTGAAGACCAATCTGGCCTTCCTCGACGCGCTCTTCGAGACATGCCCCATCGGCCTGGTGATGCTCGACGAGAACCTTCGGTACGTCCACCTCAATCAGGCGCTCGCCGAGATGGACGGTCTGCCCGTCGAGGACCACCTCGGGCGCTCCGTGGAAGAGGTCATGGTGACGTCCGACGGCGGGGAGTTCCTGCGCCTGATGCGCTCGGTGGCCGGGGAGGGCGGGCCCGTCATCGGCACCCTCGTGGGCCTGCGCACACCGGGGCGCCCCGACCGTGACCAGGTGCGGTCGGTGAGCATGTTCCCACTGAGCCAGGCGGTCGGCAGCCGGCCCGGACTGGGCGGGCTCATGGTCGACGTGACCGAGCGGGAGCAGGCCATTCTGGAGGCGACGGCCGCCCGTCAGCGACTGGATCTGCTCGACCGGGCCACGGCCCGGATCGGCACGTCCCTGGATGTGAACGTCACCGCGCAGGAGCTGGTGGAGGCGGTAGTTCCGGATTTCTGCGACGCCTCCGTCGTGGAACTCGTCGACTGGATGGACGAATCACTGCCGTACGATCCGCAACTGCCGCTGATCACGCACCGGATCGCCTCCGGCACCGAGCTGCCTCCTCCCGCCCCCGAGCTGGTGAGCGGTCTGGAGACCGTGACCTATCCACCCGGGTCCAGGATCCACCGCGTGGTGGAGACGGGCCGCCCGATCTCCTTCCCCGTCAACGAGGACTTCGCGACGTCGACGGCCCTGCACCAGGCCCGCGCACGGCTCCTTCTCGACAGCGGCCTGACCTGCATCCTCATCGCCCCGCTCATCGCCCGGGGCACGGTCCAGGGGCTCACCATGTTCGGGCGTTCCGCGGCCCGCCCGGCGTTCACCGAGCAGGATCTGAGCCTGGCCGGTGAACTGTCCTCCCGTGCGGCCCTCTGCCTCGACAACGCACGCCTGTACAGCCGGGTCCAGGACATCGCGCTCACGCTCCAGCGTGCGCTGCTTCCCACGTCCCTGGACGCCTCTCCGTACGTACAGGTCGCCCACCGCTATGTGCCCGGCAGCCGTGTCACCGAGGTGGGCGGCGACTGGTACGACGTGATCGACCTGTCCGACGACCGCGTCGCGCTCATCGTCGGCGACGTCATGGGACACGGTGTTCGGGCCGCCGCGGACATGGGCCGGCTGCGTATCACCACCGAGACACTCGCCAGGCACAACGAGGAGCCGGACGCCCTGCTCACCGAACTCGACGTGTGCGCGCAGGAGGCGGGCATCGAGCTGGCGACCTGCGTCTACATCGTCTACGACGCGAGGACCGGGCGCGCCCGTATCGCCAACGCCGGCCATCCCCCGCCGTTCGTGCTCCACTCCGACGGAACGGTCGAGACGATCGGCGGGTGCCTCGGCGTACCGCTGGGGGTCGGCGGTCATCCCTTCGGTACGACCGAGATCGAACTCCCCGAAGGCGCCACCCTCGCCCTGTACACCGACGGCCTCATCGAGGCCCGCGGCCGGGACATCGACGAGGGGGCCGACCGGCTCCGCGCCGAACTGAGCCGTGCGTCGGGCCCGCTGGAGGAGGAGGCGGACCGCATCCTCGCCCGTCTGCTGCCCGACCCTCCGGACGACGACACGGTGCTCGTCCTGGCACGGATCCGCCGGGTCGCGTGA
- a CDS encoding uracil-DNA glycosylase, which translates to MERAGEQGDAAPTADEATFAARHAPGCTTLDELDGLVTRCRACPRLVAWREEVARVKRAAYQDWKYWGRPVAGFGPADAALAVVGLAPAAHGANRTGRMFTGDATGDFLFAALHEVGLASQPTSRHAGDGLVLHGVRLTAPVHCAPPDNRPTPGERDRCRPWLSAELDLLGPRLRAVVALGGFGWQALLPALRDTGRRTPRPRPAFGHGAHVVLPAEGRHPHPLHLLGSYHPSRHNTYTGRLTSAMLVDVLRRAAELAELHPDGHSG; encoded by the coding sequence ATGGAGCGAGCGGGAGAGCAGGGCGACGCTGCCCCGACCGCCGACGAGGCGACGTTCGCGGCCCGGCACGCACCCGGCTGCACCACGCTGGACGAGCTGGACGGGCTCGTGACGCGGTGCCGCGCCTGCCCCCGGCTGGTGGCGTGGCGCGAGGAGGTCGCCCGGGTCAAACGCGCCGCCTACCAGGACTGGAAGTACTGGGGACGACCGGTCGCCGGATTCGGGCCCGCGGACGCGGCCCTCGCCGTGGTCGGGCTCGCACCGGCCGCGCACGGGGCCAACAGGACGGGGCGGATGTTCACGGGGGACGCGACCGGTGACTTCCTCTTCGCCGCACTGCACGAGGTCGGCCTCGCCTCGCAGCCGACGTCCCGGCACGCCGGGGACGGACTCGTCCTGCACGGCGTACGGCTCACCGCACCCGTGCACTGTGCCCCGCCGGACAACAGGCCCACTCCCGGGGAGAGGGACCGCTGCCGGCCCTGGCTGTCTGCCGAGCTGGACCTTCTCGGCCCCCGGCTGCGCGCCGTCGTCGCGCTCGGCGGCTTCGGCTGGCAGGCCCTGCTGCCGGCACTGCGCGACACGGGGAGGCGGACGCCACGGCCGCGGCCCGCCTTCGGACACGGCGCGCACGTCGTCCTGCCGGCCGAGGGCAGGCATCCGCACCCGCTGCATCTCCTCGGCAGCTACCACCCGAGCCGGCACAACACGTACACCGGGCGGCTCACCTCCGCCATGCTCGTCGACGTGCTGCGCCGTGCCGCCGAACTCGCGGAACTGCACCCGGACGGTCACTCCGGGTGA
- the fusA gene encoding elongation factor G: MRTNLQRHATSPLTDVRNLGILAHVDAGKTTVTERILYLTGATHKRGEVHEGTTVTDFDPQERDRGITIFAAAVSCDWDGHRINLIDTPGHVDFADEVERSLRVLDGAVAVFDAVAGVEPQSESVWRQADRHGVPRIAFVNKMDRAGADLDTAVASIRDRLGTVPLVVQLPIGREDGFTGVVDLLRMRSLVWSPGRDTFEEGPVPDALQEEAHRRRRLLEEAVAELHPVALEEFCARSAVSTPTLAAALREVTNSGEGVVVLCGSAYRNRGIEPLLQAVVAYLPSPLDVPPVRGSLDGVEQERAADPAAPLAALVFKVNATATGRMTYLRVYAGTIRKGDTVLDVGARRTERIGRIVRVQADRHAEVGRAVAGDIVAVIGPKGARAGATLCAPTAPLVLEPPTVADPVVSVAVEARTGLDADRLAPALARLAEEDPSLVVRTDPETGQTVLSGMGELHLEVAVEKIRRAHGMDVGVGPPRVTYRETVVRGVSGLLYRHVKQDGGAGQFAHVVLDVEPLETTADGGGASGFAFRSAVVGGRVPQEYVRAVEAGCRDALSEGPLGGHPVTGLRVTLADGATHPKDSSEMAFRTAGRFALREALRAAVMALLEPVVEVTVTVPDDAVGGVLGDLAARRGRISGSTARAGTAVITATVPLAELFGYASRLRSRTQGRGTFTTRATGYAAVPASVSEQILAR, from the coding sequence GTGCGCACCAACCTGCAACGCCATGCCACCAGTCCACTGACCGACGTCCGGAACCTGGGCATCCTCGCCCACGTCGACGCCGGCAAGACCACGGTCACCGAACGGATCCTGTATCTCACCGGTGCCACCCACAAGCGGGGCGAGGTCCATGAGGGGACGACCGTCACCGACTTCGACCCGCAGGAGCGCGATCGTGGGATCACCATCTTCGCCGCCGCGGTGAGCTGCGACTGGGACGGGCACCGGATCAACCTCATCGACACGCCGGGACACGTCGACTTCGCCGACGAGGTGGAGCGCTCCCTGCGCGTGCTCGACGGCGCCGTCGCCGTGTTCGACGCCGTCGCGGGAGTCGAACCGCAGAGCGAGTCGGTGTGGCGGCAGGCCGACCGGCACGGCGTCCCGCGGATCGCCTTCGTCAACAAGATGGACCGCGCGGGCGCCGACCTCGACACGGCCGTCGCGTCGATCCGGGATCGGCTGGGCACGGTGCCGCTGGTCGTCCAGCTGCCGATCGGACGCGAGGACGGATTCACCGGCGTCGTGGATCTGCTCCGGATGCGCTCCCTGGTCTGGAGCCCCGGCCGTGACACGTTCGAGGAAGGCCCGGTGCCCGACGCCCTTCAGGAGGAGGCACACCGGCGCCGCCGGCTGCTCGAGGAGGCGGTGGCGGAACTGCACCCGGTCGCGCTGGAGGAGTTCTGCGCCCGCTCCGCGGTCTCCACCCCCACGCTGGCCGCCGCGCTGCGCGAGGTCACCAACAGCGGTGAGGGCGTGGTGGTGTTGTGCGGGTCGGCCTACCGCAACCGCGGCATCGAACCGCTGCTGCAGGCCGTCGTGGCCTACCTTCCCTCGCCGCTGGACGTACCGCCGGTACGAGGCAGTCTGGACGGCGTGGAGCAGGAGCGTGCCGCCGACCCGGCGGCGCCGCTCGCGGCCCTGGTCTTCAAGGTGAACGCGACGGCCACGGGACGGATGACCTACCTGCGTGTGTACGCAGGAACGATACGGAAGGGGGACACCGTGCTGGACGTGGGCGCCCGTCGCACCGAGCGGATCGGGCGGATCGTGAGGGTCCAGGCCGACCGGCACGCGGAGGTGGGGCGGGCGGTCGCCGGGGACATCGTCGCGGTGATCGGTCCGAAGGGTGCCCGTGCCGGGGCCACCCTGTGCGCGCCCACGGCGCCGCTGGTCCTGGAACCGCCCACCGTGGCCGACCCGGTGGTCTCCGTGGCGGTCGAGGCCCGCACGGGCCTCGACGCCGACCGGCTGGCGCCGGCGCTGGCACGGCTGGCCGAGGAGGATCCCTCGCTGGTGGTCAGGACCGATCCCGAGACCGGCCAGACGGTCCTGTCGGGCATGGGTGAGCTGCATCTGGAGGTCGCGGTGGAGAAGATCCGGCGCGCCCACGGGATGGACGTCGGCGTCGGCCCGCCGCGGGTGACCTATCGCGAGACGGTCGTCCGCGGCGTGTCCGGGCTGCTGTACCGGCACGTCAAACAGGACGGAGGCGCCGGCCAGTTCGCCCACGTCGTCCTGGACGTCGAGCCGCTGGAAACGACCGCCGACGGCGGCGGCGCGTCCGGCTTCGCGTTCCGGTCGGCCGTCGTCGGGGGACGAGTGCCGCAGGAGTACGTCCGCGCGGTGGAGGCCGGATGCCGGGACGCCCTGAGCGAGGGTCCCCTCGGCGGCCATCCGGTGACCGGGCTGCGGGTCACGCTCGCCGACGGAGCCACCCATCCCAAGGACTCCTCGGAGATGGCGTTCCGTACGGCGGGCAGGTTCGCCCTGCGGGAGGCGCTGCGCGCCGCCGTGATGGCGCTCCTCGAACCGGTGGTCGAGGTCACGGTCACCGTGCCCGACGACGCGGTGGGCGGGGTGCTCGGCGACCTCGCGGCGCGGCGCGGCAGGATCTCCGGCTCGACCGCGCGGGCCGGCACCGCGGTGATCACCGCGACCGTGCCGCTGGCCGAGCTGTTCGGGTACGCGTCCCGGCTGCGCAGCCGTACCCAGGGCCGGGGAACCTTCACCACCCGCGCCACGGGCTACGCCGCCGTTCCGGCGTCGGTGTCCGAGCAGATCCTGGCGCGGTAG
- a CDS encoding universal stress protein, which yields MGNGAVNPDGPVLAGVDKGDGQEYVVRCAAGQAALHGLPLHLLYVSEHPDRDAPGTDVVEPLERLVRTEFPGVTVTAEAVAGRPAAVLVERSAQAFWTVVGHRGSGGFPRLPLGSVSWQVATHAACPVIVVRPGDAPAAPEKRVVAGVDVTDASGVSARALDVAFAEAQLRGARLELVHGSFHLGETPTGPGMAAPDFEILDDAVHAALKEEADKRRDRFPDVTVELHAERLRAATLLAESSKGAVLLVVGSHGRSGLRRLLLGSVSSELLHTAACPVAIVHAPHPD from the coding sequence ATGGGGAACGGTGCCGTGAATCCGGACGGGCCGGTGCTGGCCGGTGTCGACAAAGGCGACGGCCAGGAGTACGTGGTGCGCTGCGCGGCCGGGCAGGCCGCCCTGCACGGCCTGCCCCTGCACCTGCTGTACGTCTCCGAGCACCCGGACCGGGACGCGCCGGGCACGGACGTGGTGGAGCCCCTGGAGAGGCTGGTCCGGACCGAGTTCCCCGGGGTCACGGTGACGGCGGAAGCGGTCGCCGGCCGGCCCGCGGCCGTGCTCGTGGAGCGGTCCGCGCAGGCCTTCTGGACGGTCGTCGGCCACCGTGGCAGCGGCGGATTCCCGCGCCTGCCGCTCGGCTCGGTCAGCTGGCAGGTGGCCACACATGCCGCCTGCCCCGTCATCGTCGTACGACCCGGTGACGCTCCCGCGGCCCCGGAGAAACGCGTCGTGGCAGGAGTGGACGTCACCGACGCCTCCGGTGTCTCGGCGCGCGCCCTGGACGTCGCCTTCGCCGAGGCCCAGCTGCGCGGCGCGCGCCTCGAACTCGTCCACGGAAGCTTCCACCTGGGCGAGACGCCCACCGGCCCCGGCATGGCCGCGCCCGACTTCGAGATCCTCGACGACGCGGTCCACGCCGCGCTGAAGGAGGAGGCGGACAAACGCCGCGACCGCTTCCCGGACGTGACGGTCGAACTCCACGCCGAACGGCTGCGGGCGGCGACCCTCCTGGCGGAGTCGTCGAAGGGCGCGGTCCTCCTGGTCGTCGGTTCCCACGGCCGCTCCGGTCTGCGCAGACTGCTCCTCGGGTCCGTGAGTTCGGAGCTGCTCCACACCGCCGCCTGCCCCGTCGCGATCGTCCACGCCCCGCACCCGGACTGA